In Shinella sp. XGS7, a single genomic region encodes these proteins:
- a CDS encoding flagellar basal body P-ring protein FlgI, protein MPTRIPLLPKPLSGLATAALSGLALCLALAALPAQATRIKEVAAVAGVRSNPLTGYGLVVGLDGTGDQTTQAPFTGQSLAAMLQQFGVVLPPGVTMQPRNIAAVMVTTQLPAFAQPGQPLDVVVSSMGNSKSLRGGTLIATPLRGADGQVYAIAQGNLVVGGAGASAGGSKVQINHLSAGRIPGGAMVERSVPTALQMGDSIQLDLNAADFNTARAVAAAINRAKGPGTAQALDGRVVRVRAPSNPDDRVSFLADMENLPLELAVPAARVVINARTGSVVMNQAVTLAPCAVAHGNLSVTISTNPVISQPNALSGGQTVVAEKSDISVKQEPGALINMPAGTKLADVVKALNAMGATPQDLLAILQAMKSAGAIMAELEVI, encoded by the coding sequence ATGCCCACCCGAATCCCCCTCCTGCCAAAGCCGCTGTCCGGGCTTGCCACTGCGGCATTGAGCGGGCTGGCCCTGTGCCTCGCGCTGGCCGCCCTGCCGGCCCAGGCCACCCGTATCAAGGAAGTTGCCGCCGTCGCCGGCGTGCGCTCCAACCCCCTCACCGGCTACGGCCTGGTGGTCGGCCTCGACGGCACCGGCGACCAGACCACCCAGGCCCCCTTCACCGGCCAGAGCCTGGCCGCCATGCTGCAGCAATTTGGCGTGGTCCTGCCACCGGGCGTCACCATGCAGCCGCGCAATATCGCCGCGGTCATGGTCACCACCCAGCTGCCCGCCTTTGCCCAGCCCGGTCAGCCCCTGGACGTGGTCGTGTCCTCCATGGGCAATTCCAAGAGCCTGCGCGGCGGCACCCTGATCGCCACCCCGCTGCGCGGCGCCGACGGCCAGGTCTACGCCATCGCCCAGGGCAATCTGGTCGTGGGCGGGGCCGGGGCCTCGGCCGGCGGCTCCAAGGTGCAGATCAACCACCTGAGCGCCGGCCGCATCCCCGGCGGCGCCATGGTGGAGCGCAGCGTGCCCACCGCCCTGCAGATGGGCGACAGCATCCAGCTCGACCTCAACGCCGCCGACTTCAACACCGCCCGCGCCGTGGCCGCCGCCATCAACCGCGCCAAGGGCCCCGGCACCGCCCAGGCCCTGGATGGCCGCGTGGTGCGGGTGCGTGCGCCCAGCAACCCGGACGATCGGGTCAGCTTCCTGGCCGATATGGAGAACCTGCCGCTGGAGCTGGCCGTGCCGGCCGCCCGCGTGGTCATCAATGCCCGCACCGGCTCGGTGGTGATGAACCAGGCCGTGACCCTGGCGCCCTGCGCCGTGGCGCATGGCAATCTCTCGGTCACCATCAGCACCAACCCCGTCATCAGCCAGCCCAATGCGCTCTCGGGCGGTCAGACCGTGGTGGCGGAAAAGAGCGATATCTCCGTCAAGCAGGAGCCCGGTGCCTTGATCAATATGCCGGCCGGCACCAAGCTGGCCGATGTGGTCAAGGCCCTCAATGCCATGGGCGCCACCCCGCAGGATCTGCTGGCCATCCTGCAGGCCATGAAGAGTGCCGGCGCCATCATGGCCGAGCTGGAGGTGATCTGA
- a CDS encoding flagellar basal body L-ring protein FlgH, with amino-acid sequence MSRRPSLILLTLAAALGGCATVVPPTPRVDLETTPVVQLPLQPNAGPVNGAIYQQVSYRPLFEDHRARMVGDTVTIQIVERISATQSSSSALDRKGSLSGSITALPGIAPNSFGRASVGASSTSANAGKGSNQNTNEFNGTITAVVTAVLPNGHLMLTGEKQIGVNSNVDVLRFSGQVDPRAIQQGNTVSSAQIANVRVEQRGRGPQEQAHQIGWLSRFFLSLSPT; translated from the coding sequence ATGAGCCGCCGCCCTAGCCTGATCCTGCTGACCCTGGCCGCCGCCCTGGGCGGCTGCGCCACGGTGGTGCCGCCCACGCCGCGCGTGGACCTGGAAACCACCCCGGTGGTGCAGCTCCCCCTGCAGCCCAATGCCGGCCCCGTCAACGGCGCCATCTACCAGCAGGTCAGCTACCGGCCGCTGTTCGAAGACCACCGCGCCCGCATGGTGGGCGACACGGTGACCATCCAGATCGTCGAGCGCATCAGCGCCACCCAGAGCTCCAGCAGTGCGCTGGACCGCAAGGGCAGCCTGAGCGGCAGCATCACCGCCCTGCCCGGCATCGCGCCCAATTCCTTCGGCCGCGCCAGCGTGGGTGCCAGTTCCACCTCGGCCAATGCCGGCAAGGGCAGCAACCAGAACACCAACGAGTTCAACGGCACCATCACCGCCGTCGTGACCGCGGTGCTGCCCAACGGCCACCTGATGCTCACCGGCGAGAAGCAGATCGGCGTGAACAGCAATGTGGATGTGCTGCGCTTCTCCGGCCAGGTGGACCCGCGCGCCATCCAGCAGGGCAATACCGTCTCTTCCGCCCAGATCGCCAATGTGCGGGTGGAGCAGCGCGGCCGCGGCCCGCAGGAACAAGCCCATCAAATAGGCTGGTTGTCCCGCTTCTTTTTGAGTCTTTCGCCCACTTAA
- the flgG gene encoding flagellar basal-body rod protein FlgG translates to MIRSLWIAKTGMEAQQTQLDTISHNLSNVATNGYKRSHAVFEDLIYQNLRQTGANTTEQTQLPTGLQVGLGVRAVATSRIFSQGNLQQTTNNLDLAIKGNGFFQIQQPDGTTAYTRDGSFQLDANGQIVTNNGYTLLPGITVPANAQSLTVGADGTVTVTVPGNAQPQNLGQIQLANFINPAGLEPRGQNLFTETASSGAPNAGAPNANGMGALQQGFVETSNVNVVEELVQMIQTQRAYELNSKAVQTSDQMLQKLAQI, encoded by the coding sequence ATGATTCGCTCGCTCTGGATTGCCAAGACCGGCATGGAAGCCCAGCAGACCCAGCTGGACACCATCTCCCACAACCTCTCCAACGTGGCCACCAATGGCTACAAGCGCTCGCACGCGGTGTTCGAGGATCTGATCTACCAGAACCTGCGCCAGACCGGCGCCAACACCACCGAGCAGACCCAGCTGCCCACCGGCCTGCAGGTGGGCCTGGGCGTGCGCGCCGTGGCCACCTCGCGCATCTTCAGCCAGGGCAATCTGCAGCAGACCACCAACAATCTGGACCTGGCGATCAAGGGCAATGGCTTCTTCCAGATCCAGCAGCCCGACGGCACCACGGCCTACACCCGCGACGGCAGCTTCCAGCTGGACGCCAACGGCCAGATCGTCACCAACAACGGCTACACCCTGCTGCCCGGCATCACCGTGCCGGCCAATGCCCAGAGCCTGACGGTGGGCGCCGACGGCACGGTCACCGTCACCGTGCCCGGCAATGCCCAGCCGCAGAACCTCGGGCAGATCCAGCTGGCCAACTTCATCAATCCGGCCGGCCTGGAGCCGCGCGGCCAGAACCTGTTCACCGAGACGGCCTCCTCCGGCGCCCCCAACGCCGGCGCCCCCAATGCCAACGGCATGGGTGCCCTGCAGCAGGGCTTTGTCGAAACCTCCAACGTCAATGTGGTGGAGGAGCTGGTGCAGATGATCCAGACCCAGCGCGCCTACGAGCTCAACTCCAAGGCCGTGCAGACCTCGGACCAGATGCTGCAAAAGCTCGCCCAGATTTGA
- the flgF gene encoding flagellar basal-body rod protein FlgF: protein MDRMIYLSMAGAKAAMQRQDVLSHNLANVSTNGFRAELQAFRAVPVRGDGATTRAYALETTIGYNDAPGVINATGRNLDVAMQGNAWLAVQGLDGTEAYTRAGALDVNAEGLLVLRNGLQVLGDGGPINVPPDSTLQIGSDGTLTAKLPTGNPVNVGRLKLVTPEAKMTRGEDGLFRAADGDLPADPAARLQDGALEGSNVSAVETMVSMIAAARQFEQQMKLLQIAQTQGQQSAKLLGTT, encoded by the coding sequence ATGGACCGCATGATCTACCTGTCCATGGCCGGCGCGAAGGCGGCCATGCAGCGCCAGGACGTGCTGTCCCACAACCTGGCCAATGTCTCCACCAATGGCTTCCGCGCCGAGCTGCAGGCCTTCCGGGCCGTGCCGGTGCGCGGCGACGGCGCCACCACCCGCGCCTACGCCCTGGAAACCACCATCGGCTACAACGACGCCCCCGGCGTGATCAACGCCACCGGCCGCAATCTGGACGTGGCCATGCAGGGCAATGCCTGGCTCGCCGTGCAGGGGCTGGACGGCACCGAGGCCTACACCCGCGCCGGCGCCCTGGACGTGAATGCCGAGGGCCTGCTGGTGCTGCGCAACGGCCTGCAGGTGCTGGGCGATGGCGGCCCCATCAATGTGCCGCCCGACAGCACGCTGCAGATCGGCAGCGACGGCACCCTCACCGCCAAGCTGCCCACCGGCAATCCGGTCAACGTCGGCCGGCTCAAGCTGGTCACGCCCGAGGCCAAGATGACCCGCGGCGAGGACGGCCTGTTCCGTGCCGCCGATGGTGACCTGCCGGCCGATCCCGCCGCCCGGCTGCAGGACGGGGCGCTGGAAGGCAGCAATGTCAGCGCCGTGGAGACCATGGTCAGCATGATCGCTGCCGCCCGCCAGTTCGAACAGCAGATGAAGCTGCTGCAGATCGCTCAGACCCAGGGCCAGCAGTCCGCCAAGCTGCTGGGCACCACCTAA
- the flgE gene encoding flagellar hook protein FlgE, producing the protein MSFQQGLSGLNASSKNLEVIGNNVANANTFGVKASRAEFADMYATALNGAGTNNVGIGTTLQAVAQQFTQGNITTTENPMDMAINGAGFFQLSDGKSPTMYTRNGQFKVDRTGYIVNNDGLQLLGYPADGTGVIQPGLAQPLQLPTKGIDPKVSANIKMEFNLDSRAKPTAPKDAAGTEITGITLNNPATYNNATSMTVFDAKGQPVALTLYFQRAATRDAAGNTVYNVYATANGTPVKVDAAGNPIALDANNNPTTPYTQMTFLPQGGKPVSPSTKLNLQVPPGVNAAGAPTLGIPIDQTVTTTPGIAFDILGATENGSTFAVTDLSQDGYAPGQLSGIVVESNGIVTARYSNGESKPAGQVELATFRNPQGLQPLGGNVWARTFTSGDPVVGTPTDGNMGKLQAGALEESNIDLTAELVNMVTAQRVYQANAQTIKTQDQVLQTLVNLR; encoded by the coding sequence ATGAGCTTCCAACAAGGTCTCTCCGGTCTCAATGCCTCCAGCAAGAACCTGGAAGTCATCGGCAACAACGTGGCCAACGCCAACACCTTCGGCGTCAAGGCCTCGCGCGCCGAGTTTGCCGATATGTATGCCACGGCCCTGAACGGCGCCGGCACCAACAATGTGGGCATTGGCACCACCCTGCAGGCGGTGGCCCAGCAGTTCACGCAGGGCAATATCACCACCACCGAGAACCCCATGGACATGGCCATCAACGGCGCGGGCTTCTTCCAGCTCAGCGACGGCAAGAGCCCCACCATGTACACGCGCAACGGCCAGTTCAAGGTGGACCGCACCGGCTACATCGTCAACAACGACGGCCTGCAGCTGCTGGGCTACCCGGCCGACGGCACGGGCGTGATCCAGCCCGGTCTGGCCCAGCCCCTGCAACTGCCCACCAAGGGCATCGACCCCAAGGTCAGCGCCAATATCAAGATGGAGTTCAATCTGGACTCCCGCGCCAAGCCCACCGCCCCCAAGGACGCCGCGGGCACCGAGATCACCGGCATCACGCTCAACAACCCGGCGACCTACAACAACGCCACCTCGATGACGGTGTTTGACGCCAAGGGCCAGCCCGTGGCCCTGACCCTGTACTTCCAGCGCGCCGCCACCCGCGACGCCGCCGGCAACACGGTCTACAACGTCTATGCCACGGCCAACGGCACCCCGGTCAAGGTCGACGCCGCTGGCAACCCCATCGCGCTGGACGCCAACAACAACCCCACCACGCCCTACACGCAGATGACCTTCCTGCCCCAGGGCGGCAAGCCGGTCTCGCCCAGCACCAAGCTGAACCTGCAGGTGCCCCCGGGCGTGAATGCGGCGGGCGCGCCCACCCTGGGCATTCCCATCGACCAGACCGTCACCACCACCCCTGGCATCGCCTTCGACATCCTGGGCGCCACCGAGAACGGCTCCACCTTCGCCGTGACCGACCTCAGCCAGGACGGCTACGCCCCCGGCCAGCTCAGCGGCATCGTGGTGGAGTCCAACGGCATCGTCACCGCCCGCTACTCCAACGGCGAGTCCAAGCCCGCCGGCCAGGTGGAGCTGGCCACCTTCCGCAACCCGCAGGGCCTGCAGCCCCTGGGTGGCAATGTCTGGGCCCGCACCTTCACCTCGGGCGACCCGGTGGTGGGCACGCCCACCGACGGTAATATGGGCAAGCTGCAGGCCGGCGCCCTGGAAGAGTCGAACATCGACCTGACCGCCGAGCTGGTGAATATGGTGACCGCCCAGCGCGTCTACCAGGCCAATGCCCAGACCATCAAGACCCAGGACCAGGTGCTGCAGACCCTGGTGAACCTGCGCTGA
- a CDS encoding flagellar hook assembly protein FlgD has product MDVTSLNQTLSNGKGTAVSKNAVDTQDRFLKLLVAQMQNQDPMNPLDNAQVTSQMAQIQTVSGISTLSKSIESLGSQFTQMQALQSVALVGRDVTLAGNNLVLSDVNGTKTGKGAYDLAGAADRVRLEVLSPSGSVIDTKELGAQSAGLQKFEWPADKAVGYDNLKFRVVATRSGKDVATTAYATDKVVAINTNGARFQVKLAGMGMVDYSAVKLID; this is encoded by the coding sequence ATGGACGTCACCAGCCTCAACCAGACCCTGAGCAATGGCAAGGGCACGGCCGTCAGCAAGAACGCGGTGGACACCCAGGACCGTTTTCTCAAGCTGCTGGTCGCGCAGATGCAGAACCAGGACCCGATGAACCCACTGGACAACGCCCAGGTCACCAGCCAGATGGCCCAGATCCAGACCGTCTCGGGCATCAGCACCCTGAGCAAGAGCATCGAGTCCCTCGGCTCGCAGTTCACCCAGATGCAGGCCCTGCAAAGCGTGGCCCTGGTGGGCCGCGATGTGACCCTGGCCGGCAACAACCTGGTGCTCAGCGACGTCAACGGCACCAAGACGGGCAAGGGCGCCTACGACCTGGCCGGCGCCGCCGACCGGGTGCGCCTGGAGGTGCTCAGCCCCTCCGGCTCCGTGATCGACACCAAGGAGCTCGGCGCCCAGAGCGCCGGCCTGCAGAAGTTCGAGTGGCCGGCCGACAAGGCCGTGGGCTACGACAACCTCAAGTTCCGCGTGGTCGCCACCCGCTCCGGCAAGGACGTGGCCACCACCGCCTACGCCACCGACAAGGTGGTGGCCATCAACACCAACGGCGCACGCTTCCAGGTCAAGCTGGCCGGCATGGGCATGGTCGACTACAGCGCCGTCAAGCTGATCGACTGA
- the flgC gene encoding flagellar basal body rod protein FlgC: MSMFQIFGISGSAVSAQSQRLNVVASNLANADTVAGPDGQAYKARQTVFQTALLGAGNNLGTAGVRVSQITEDQSPGRRVHDPKHPQADAEGYVTYSNVNSVEEMVNMISASRSYQNNVEVMSTAKNLLLKTLQMGQS; encoded by the coding sequence ATGTCCATGTTCCAGATCTTTGGCATCTCCGGCAGCGCCGTCAGCGCCCAGAGCCAGCGCCTGAATGTGGTGGCCAGCAATCTGGCCAATGCCGACACCGTGGCCGGCCCCGACGGCCAGGCCTACAAGGCGCGCCAGACCGTGTTCCAGACCGCCCTCCTGGGTGCGGGCAACAACCTGGGCACCGCCGGCGTGCGGGTCTCGCAGATCACCGAAGACCAGAGCCCGGGCCGCCGCGTGCACGACCCCAAGCATCCGCAGGCCGATGCCGAAGGCTATGTCACCTACAGCAACGTCAACAGCGTGGAGGAGATGGTCAACATGATCTCGGCCTCGCGCTCCTACCAGAACAACGTCGAGGTCATGAGCACGGCAAAGAACCTGCTGCTCAAGACCTTGCAGATGGGCCAGTCCTGA
- the flgB gene encoding flagellar basal body rod protein FlgB gives MINRLTDALNFQAQALSLRSERQRQLASNIANADTPGYQARDMDFARALREATGTAAVPGALNTTSAGHMAPLAGARGDSEKLYSTAAQTNLDSNSVDMDRERANFVDNTVKYEATLRFINGSVRTTLDAMKSHNAA, from the coding sequence ATGATCAACCGACTGACCGATGCACTGAATTTCCAGGCACAGGCCCTGAGCCTGCGCTCGGAGCGCCAGCGCCAGCTCGCCAGCAATATTGCCAATGCCGACACCCCGGGCTACCAGGCCCGGGACATGGACTTTGCACGGGCGCTGCGCGAAGCCACGGGCACGGCGGCCGTTCCCGGTGCGCTCAACACCACCAGCGCCGGCCATATGGCGCCCCTGGCCGGCGCCCGCGGCGACAGCGAGAAGCTCTACTCCACCGCCGCCCAGACCAATCTGGACAGCAATTCGGTGGACATGGACCGCGAGCGCGCCAACTTCGTGGACAACACCGTCAAGTACGAGGCCACGCTGCGTTTCATCAATGGCAGCGTGCGCACCACGCTGGACGCGATGAAGTCGCATAACGCGGCCTGA
- the flgA gene encoding flagellar basal body P-ring formation chaperone FlgA, which translates to MDQNAQAPAGAPQHRRPSPRRARLALALLLTGGGLAAQAQQAQVLAPELLSHVQQLALSGARAGAPDGARVEVQLGQLDARLRLAPCRQVQPYLPPGLRMWGKTRIGLRCLDGAQAGSGAARWNVTLPVRVLVHARAVVAAQALPAGTVLAPELLQTAEVDIAGEGGQVFMEIAALEGRSLQHPLTPGEAVRSTDLKARRWFAVGERVQVLASGPGYAISGEAQALEPGLEGQEVRVRFENGRTVTGRAVGERRVEVFL; encoded by the coding sequence ATGGATCAAAACGCCCAAGCTCCCGCCGGTGCCCCGCAGCACCGCCGACCGAGTCCGCGGCGCGCCCGGCTTGCCCTGGCGCTGCTGCTGACCGGTGGGGGGCTGGCTGCCCAGGCCCAGCAGGCCCAGGTGCTGGCGCCCGAGCTGCTGAGCCATGTGCAGCAGCTGGCGCTCTCCGGCGCCCGGGCCGGCGCGCCGGACGGGGCGAGGGTGGAGGTGCAGCTGGGCCAGCTTGATGCCCGCCTGCGCCTGGCCCCCTGCCGCCAGGTCCAGCCCTATCTGCCGCCCGGCCTGCGCATGTGGGGCAAGACCCGCATCGGCCTGCGCTGCCTGGACGGCGCCCAGGCCGGCAGCGGCGCGGCCCGCTGGAATGTGACCCTGCCGGTGCGCGTGCTGGTGCATGCCCGCGCCGTGGTGGCGGCCCAGGCTTTGCCGGCGGGCACGGTGCTGGCGCCCGAGCTGCTGCAGACCGCCGAGGTCGATATCGCCGGTGAGGGCGGCCAGGTCTTCATGGAGATTGCCGCCCTGGAAGGGCGCAGCCTGCAGCACCCCCTGACGCCCGGCGAGGCGGTGCGCAGCACCGATCTCAAGGCCCGGCGCTGGTTTGCCGTGGGCGAGCGGGTGCAGGTGCTGGCCAGCGGGCCGGGTTATGCCATCAGTGGCGAGGCCCAGGCCCTGGAGCCCGGTCTGGAAGGCCAGGAGGTGCGTGTTCGCTTTGAGAACGGACGCACCGTCACGGGGCGCGCCGTGGGCGAGCGCCGGGTGGAGGTGTTCCTGTGA
- the flgM gene encoding flagellar biosynthesis anti-sigma factor FlgM: protein MEINMKIGNSPEKMASTPVGTNGAADAARPGAKPAASTAAGKGPEASAQINLSSTANAMLSGVPGDGSFDAEKVGRISQAISEGRFSINADAIADKLIANAQEMLSRAAPH, encoded by the coding sequence TTGGAGATCAACATGAAAATCGGTAACAGCCCCGAAAAGATGGCCTCGACGCCAGTCGGGACCAACGGTGCCGCCGACGCTGCCCGCCCAGGCGCCAAGCCGGCTGCCAGCACGGCCGCCGGCAAGGGCCCCGAGGCCAGCGCCCAGATCAATCTGTCCAGCACGGCCAACGCCATGCTGTCCGGTGTGCCGGGCGACGGCAGCTTCGACGCCGAGAAGGTGGGCCGCATCTCGCAAGCCATCTCCGAAGGGCGTTTCAGCATCAATGCCGACGCGATCGCCGACAAGCTGATCGCCAACGCGCAAGAAATGCTGTCGCGCGCCGCGCCGCACTGA
- a CDS encoding DUF1841 family protein, translating to MFAPSQIEVRRFFCATYRKLRDGSPLIPMEALAARWIDEHPEYHAELADEEAAVNAVYTVEEGRTNPFLHLSMHLTISEQHSIDQPTGIRQALDLLAARRNSAHEAQHAAMDCLGEMIWASQRSGLPPDGHAYLDCVRRKATS from the coding sequence ATGTTCGCCCCCTCCCAAATCGAGGTGCGCCGCTTCTTCTGCGCCACCTACCGCAAGCTGCGTGATGGCAGCCCCCTGATCCCCATGGAAGCCCTGGCCGCCCGCTGGATTGACGAGCATCCGGAGTACCACGCCGAGCTGGCCGACGAGGAGGCCGCGGTCAACGCCGTCTACACGGTGGAGGAAGGCCGCACCAATCCCTTTCTGCACCTGTCCATGCACCTGACCATCAGCGAGCAGCACTCCATCGACCAGCCCACGGGCATCCGTCAGGCCCTGGACCTGCTGGCCGCCCGGCGCAACTCGGCCCATGAGGCCCAGCATGCGGCCATGGATTGCCTGGGCGAGATGATCTGGGCCTCGCAGCGCAGCGGCCTGCCGCCCGACGGCCACGCCTATCTGGACTGCGTGCGCCGCAAGGCCACCAGCTGA